ATCCTGTGGATTCAATATCGGGTTGGATCTGAGGTAATTTCTGAGGCAATTGTATAGGATTGCTTAGCTGCTGGAACGAGAGCGAGCGTGGCGTTTTGCTTTCCAGCCAATATAGGCAAATAGCACCGTGGCAGCGATCGCATAGGCAACGCCACTGGGAATATTGGAAAAAGCCAGGGCGAGGCTACCGACCCATAGGGTAAGAGAATAGATGAACAGAACCGTGAGCCGATGGGATAGGCCAGCTTCCAAAAGGCGGTGGTGGAGGTGGCGTTTGTCGGCAATGAAGGGAGAGTTGCCGCTGCGCAGGCGATCGACAATTACGGCAAACATGTCCAAAATCGGTACGGCTAAAATCAAATAGGGCAGGAGCACCGCAACGGTAGTGACACTTTTCACTAAGCCAACAACGCCAATACCGGCCAGGGTAAATCCCATATAGTAAGCTCCCCCATCCCCCATAAAAATTTGGGCGGGGTTAAAGTTGTAGCGCAGGAAGCCAAGGGCCCCTCCCGCCAAAGCAGCAGCAATCAGGGCAGCAGCCGGCTGGTGCATAAACAGACTCGCCACCAGCATGACTACGGCAGCAATCCCAGATACGCCTGCGGCCAGACCATCGAGTCCATCAATCCAGTTGATAGCGTTGGTCATGCCCACCAGCCATAGAACGGTGACTGGCAAGCTAATCCAGGCCGGTAAAACGACCAGGCCATGGAAAGGAACGGTGAGAAATTCTATCTGGACGCCTACATACCAAGCTCCGGAGGCCGCGATAGACTGCATCGCCAGGCGGGATATCGCTGGTAGACCAAAAAGGTCATCAGCTAACCCAATTAGGAAGAAAACCAGACCGCCGATGGTAACGCCCCAAATTTCATACTCTTTGTCTTGGGGCAAAATGCCAAATCCGCCCAAGCTCCACACCGTCAGCAGGGCAATCAGGGCACCCAGAAAAATCGAGACGCCGCCAAGGCGCACCATGGGCTGGTTATGAACTTTGCGTCCGCCGGGCAAATCAACCTGACCACATTTCAGCCCGATCGCTTTGACGATGGGCGTGCTAACCAACACAACAACAGCCGAAATGATGAATGCAGCGAGATGGTAAAACTGGGGAGACATCTAAACTCGGTGGGTGCAAACGTAATGGGCGTTTTAGATGGCCACTTGGCCAAGGCTACTATGAACTATACACGCTGAAGACGATTTCATGCCCTAGCAGGTCTATCCCCAGCAGGTATCTTTGGCAAACCTTGCCGCTAGATGACATGGGATGGTGGACATATCCCTTTACCCTACACAGACGATGGAGCTAAGCCGGAAAGACTGTGTGATTTTTCGGCTGGCCATAGCAAGAGGCGCAATCCCCTTCGTAGAAGAGTTATGCGCCCCGTGCCTGATCATGACTTAGTGAGACATGATCGCTTTGACCCTAGACCAACGCCGGTGTAGGCTGAGTGGCCTGCAAGTGGGGGTAGAGGGGGAAGCGATCGCAGAGGGAGGCCACGCGCTGACGGCATTGCTCTGCTACGGCTTCATCGTCGGGATTCAGGAGGCGATCGGCGATGATGTTAGCGATCTCTGTGAATTCCGGTACACCCATGCCACGGGTGGTCATGGCGGGGGAGCCAAGCCGTAGTCCGCTGGTTACGAAGGGAGATTCGGGATCGAAGGGCACGGTGTTTTTGTTGGCGGTGATGTTGACGCCGCTCACCAGTTGATCGGCGCGCTTGCCGGTCATGCTAATAGAGCGTAAGTCCAAAAGCATGAGGTGGTTATCGGTGCCATTGGAGACAATCTTGATGCCGCGAGCCTGGAGCTGAGTGGCCATAGCCTGGGCGTTTTGAATGACCTGGGCAGAGTAGGTCTTAAAGGCGGGCTGGAGGGCTTCGCCAAAGGCCACGGCTTTACCAGCAATCACATGTTCTAGAGGCCCACCTTGGGTGCCAGGGAACACGGCTTTGTCAAACTGTTTGCCCAGTTCGGGATCGCGGGTGAGAATCAGACCGCCCCGAGGGCCACGCAGAGTTTTGTGGGTGGTGGTGGTGACGACATCGCAATAGGGAAGAGGGTTGGGATGGTGACCGCTGGCCACAAGCCCAGCAATATGGGCAATATCGGCAAGCAGGTAGGCACCTACTTCATCGGCGATCGCCCGGAAGCGATCGAAGTGGATGATGCGGGGATAGGCGGAGTAGCCACAGATGATCAGCTTGGGCTTGTGCTGCAGGGCTAGGTCACGAATATTGTCGTAGTCGAGCTGTTCGGTTTCGGGGCTGACGCCGTAGTGGCAAACCTTAAACCACTTGCCCGATACATTCACGGGCGAGCCATGGGTGAGGTGGCCGCCATGGGATAGATCCATGCCCATAATCGTGTCGCCGGGCTGCAAAAGCGCTAGGAAGACAGCGAAGTTGGCTTGTGCGCCAGAGTGGGGCTGGACGTTGGCATGGGCTGCACCGAAGAGTTCCTTGGCGCGATCGATAGCAACTTGCTCAACGCGATCGATAAATTCACAGCCGCCATAGTAGCGCTTGCGGGGGAGCCCTTCAGCATATTTGTTAGTTAAAACCGAGCCTTGAGCTGCTAGGACGGCAGCGGAGGTAAAGTTTTCGCTAGCAATCAGCTCTAGGTGTTCGCGCTGGCGCTGTAGCTCCTGCTGAAGAATTTCTGCTACAACTGGGTCGGACTGGTTCAAAAAATCTGCGTTAGTCTGAGTCACAAGTAAGCTCTCCGAAACTCTTGGTCACAATGATTAGGCGTAGCCGATCTCTCCCTACAGGCGGTGGGTGATAGGCAGATGACGATATCGGGGTGGTATGGGGCTCTGGGGGTACATCTTGCCTTGAAGGTGCCGTTCAAAGGGGCGATCGCGAATGCCAGGCAGGGGAACCTTAAGTTAGACTGGCTCACCAAACCTTGGCGGTGCATGGTGCGATCGCTCAAGTCTCTAATTGTAGCGTCATTTTTTCAGGGCACAGCGGCTATTTTGGGTCAGGAGGATCGGTTCCATAGAGCAGGATCAATATCTAAATCGTGATCTGATCGTGATCTAGGTTACGACGGCGATCGCCGTCCCATGGAATGCTGGAAGACCTTGGCTAATTGCTGCATCCCCTTGTAAACCTATCGTGAATGTAATGTATGGATATGTATGGATTGCCCAGTGTTGCTTGATCCCCTCCCATACAATAGGGAAAGACTGCTACTCCATGTGGCACTCTCAGGACACGTTATCGACATAGGGAATGGAGGTGGCTGATGTTAGTCATTCTCACCGAACGTCAATTACTCTCACCGCAGCATGTGTGTCAAGGATGCTTGATGGCAGACCAAAGCGGACAACCCCGCTGGCACGATGGGCAATTGATGTGTGGTCGGGCGCTGGGGAAGGGGGGTGGCCCTGCCAACCAGTACGAATGCCAGATGGGCTTCCGGGTTGCCAATATTGATTAGTTGGTTCATCCGTCGGCTGGATTTGGTCAGTAGATAAACCGGTGATGAACCCGCGATCGCGCTTGCCTCAAGTCAGGTCTTCAAGACGGTTCTCGGGAATCCGCCCATCGGCCGTTTGGGGAAACCTGTTAGATTAACCCTAGGGCGCTGTGCTGTAACGCATGTCACGAAGGGCAGTACGGCCGCCTCACAAACCTTTGTTTTAGAGGAGCTTGAACGCATGACGTGGCGTAGTTCAACAACCACCGTGAGCGATCGCATTTTTGCCTGCCTACCCTACCTTCTACCGTTGATTGAAGGGCTGACGCTAGGGCGCTTCATCTTTGCTCAGTTTCCGGCGCTGCAGGTGGTGCTCATTCCAATTTTTCCGATCCTGCAACTGTATAGCAGCATTCCCTTTGCGGGGCTGATTATCTTCTTTGCTCTACTGCTGTTGGTGGTGCGTAACCCGTCCATTAGCCACTTCATTCGCTTCAACACCATGCAGGCGATCATGATCGATATCATTATCATCGTCAGCAGCTTGATCCTCAGCCTGCTGGGCAATGGACTGAGCACCGGGTTGATTGGCGAAACCGTCAACAATGTGCTGTTCTTGGGCATGATCGCGGCGGTTGGCTATTCGGTGGTGCAGTCGGCCCTAGGTCGCTATGCCGAAATTCCAACGATTTCTGATGCAGTCAATCTACAGGTGCGCTAGCTGCATTGGGTTCAGTCGGGGGCATGGTGTAGCTCATGAGGGCGCGATGGAAAACCACACCCCCGCGAGTCACGGTTTCAGTGCCATCGGTGTGAAACCCAAACTTGGCAAACAGGGGGCGACTTAGTTCGCTGGCTTCGGCGCGCAGGTTAAGGAGCTGGTGCTGTTGAGCCCAGGTGATGGCCGTGGACAGCAGGCGCGATCCAATCCCTTGCCGTCCATAGTCGCCATGGACAAAGAGGGCGCTCACTAAGCCATCGTCCATGAGACCGACAAACCCTAGAATGCGATCGCCCTCCTGAGCGACCCATACCCGGCCGTCTTGCAGCCAATGCTGAAAGCGATCGCTGTCTTGGGGGGTGGCGGCCCAGGCTTGGACTTGCTCGGGACTATAGTACTCAGGAGCCAAGGTTGTCACGGCGTGGACGAAGATCGCTTCGAGGTCAGAGCTGTCGTCGATAGTGGCGGTGCGAATAATCATGGTAGGCGATCGCAATGGCTTACTGCAGGGTGATAAATCGTCGGAGGGCGTCCACCATGGTAGGCGGCCAGCGGCGAGTGGTTTCTACCCATTGAATATCTTTGTAGCGGCGATCAAGACCGATGGCGGCCACCCAGTTGCTCTCGGCTTCGCCTAGCTGTCCCGTGACCCAGAGGGCGGCGGTGAGGGCGGCGCGCATGTCGGCAAAGCGGGGATATTTGCGTACCAGATTGCGCATCTGCCGCAGGGCGTCTTCGGTTTCGCCCACTTGGTACAGAGCAAGGGCGTGATTAGCTTGGGCAAACGCGTATTCAGGGGCGAGGTCGGCAGCCATTTTGTAGTCGGCGATCGCTTCTTGCCAGTTGCCTAGACCCGCTTGGGCATTACCGCGATTGTTGTAAGCGGCGGGATCGTTGGGTTCGAGTTCTAGAACGCGGTTGTAGTCAGCGATCGCCTCTTGGAATTTGCCTAACCCTTCTAGGGCCGTACCGCGATTCAGGTAGGGATCCGGAGCACTGGGGGCCAGGCGGATGGCCTGGTTATAGTCGGCGATCGCCTCTTCGAGTTTATTTTGGCTCACCCGAGCATTGCCACGATTACTCCATAGGGCAGGATTGTCGGGCAGTTGCTCTAGCAGGTCTGTCCAATAGGCTTCGGCGGTGGCAAAGTCGCCAGCATTGGTGGCGGTGAAGGCCTGATCGCGGAGTTGTTCAACAGCGTCTTGGTCGGCGCTGGGTAGCTCTTCGGGGATAGCCTGCCCCCAAGCAGCGCCTGGCATTAGCCACAACAGGCAGGCGAGCAGTAGGGGTAAAACGGTGGGTAGAAATCCCAGATTGGGGCGTTTGATAAGCATCGTTTCTTAAGGTGGAATGAGCAGTTGGGATCGCAGTCAGGCGATCGCTACTATAGATTGTAAGAAGATTGTAAGACCTGTGCTGGTTGGGTCTAGGGTAAACCAGGGCGATCGCTTGAGGAGTTGAGAACCGTTGATCGATTCATCGCAAAACTGGGCAGCATCTGGAGATTCGGCGGATGATCTACGGGATTTGGATGCGGTCATTGACGATGTGCAGTCTCTCCAGCATGATCTCAGCTATCAGCTCGCCCAAGATACGCTACGGCAGCTTGTGCAACAGCTTGACTTGACGCCCCGAGAGCAGGCAGGGTTGAGCCACGAGATTGAACAACTCACGGCCATGCAGACCAAGCTAGAACAGCAGGTGGTGCATATTGCTGTGTTTGGCATGGTGGGGCGGGGGAAGTCGTCGTTGCTGAATGCGCTGCTGGGGCAGGAGGTGTTTGCCACGGGTGCCGTGCATGGGGTGACGAAGATGGTGCAGGGAGCGGCTTGGCAGGTGTCTCAGGAGGCGATCGCCGGCTGTGATCAGGATCTTTTGACGGTTTCATTACCGGGGGTTGGCGGATCCCGGATTGAGCTGCTGGATACGCCGGGTCTGGATGAAGTGGGCGGCGAAGCGCGGGAAGTTTTGGCGCGGCAAATTGCCCAACAGGCGGATCTGATTCTGTTTGTGGTGGCCGGGGATATTACCCAGGTGGAATATCAGGCCCTGTCGCAGTTGCGGGAGGCCAGTAAGCCGATGCTGCTGGTGTTCAACAAGGTAGATCACTACCCACCGGGCGATCGCCAGGCTATTTATGAAACGATTCGCGATCGCCGCGTGCGGGACTTGCTATCGCCCGAAGAAATTGTCATGACGGCGGCGGCTCCAGTGGTGACCCAAGCAACGCGGCGGGCGGATGGCAGTCTGGCCATGCATCAAACCCAGGGCACACCGCAGGTAGATGACCTGAAGCTGAGGATTCTCAACCTGCTACATCGGGAGGGGCGATCGCTGGTAGCGCTGAATACGCTGCTCTATGCCGATACGCTGAATGACCAGCTCGTGCGTCGTAAGCTGGAGATCCGCGATCGCAGTGCGGAGGACATTATCTGGAGTGCGTCGATTGCCAAGGCAATGGCGATCGCCCTCAATCCAGTCACAGCGCTGGATCTCGTGGGGGGAGCAGCGGTGGATTTGACGATGATCGTGGTGCTCTCGAAGCTCTACGGCATTCCCATGACGGAGCATGGAGCTCTGAATCTATTGAAAACCATTGCCCTAGGCATGGGGGGAATTCCCTTGAGTGAGCTCTTGGCCACCTTGGGACTCAGTTCACTGAAGGGGCTGCTTGGCTTGGCCGCTCCAGCCACCGCCGGGCTGTCTCTGGGGGCCTATATTCCCGTGGCGATCGCCCAAGGTAGCGTGGCCGGAGTCGCGTCCTACAGTATTGGCCAAGTGGCGAAGGTGTATTTAGCCAATGGAGCCACTTGGAGCGACACGGCCCCCAAGGCGGTGGTGCAGGATATTTTGGAAACCCTGGATGAAACGTCGATTCTCAACCGAATTAAAACGGAGCTGGCAGCTAAGCTGGGGCAGCCTAGGGCAACGTCTGACAAATGAGATCGGGGCTGCGACCAGCCCGAACGGTATTGGGGTGATCCCGAGGGGTAAGGTTATCTCGTGTAGGGCTAGGCTTCGACCGGCTCAGCCCGAACGATATTGAGTACATGAGGGTGCTGGGGGCGATCGCTGTCTTGGTACCGGTGGCTCTCAAAGTGCCCAAATGGGTGACTCAGACGCGATCGCTCCTATGACTATCTATCCTGTCTAACGGGATCTAGCCATTCAGTACCTTAGCCGCAGCGCTAACTCCCGCGCCGGGGGTAAAGCCTTCAGCATGGAGGGCTTGTAGGGCTGCTTCGATGGCGGCGATCACGGTCAAAATATCGCGATCGCTGACAAAGCCGAGGTGACCAATGCGGAAAATCTTGCCTTTGAGGTGATCCTGACCACCGGCTAGGGCAATGTCAAACTGCTTGCGCACGATCGAGCGAAGCTGTTCGGCATCCACGCCGCTGGGCATGACGGCCGTAACCGCCGGGCTAGCGTGGGAATCTGGAGCAAAGAGAGGCAAATTGAGGGCAGCGATCGCGGCACGGGTGGCGGCACGCTGACGGGCGTGGCGGGCAAAGATGGTCTCCAATCCTTCGGCTTTCATCATCCGCAGGGCGGCTTGCAGGGCCACGATCAGATTGATGGCGGGGGTGAAGGGATTGGTGTTTTTGACCGCTGATTTACGATATTTGCCAAGATCTAAGTAGTAGCGGGGGAGCTTGGCGGTTTCGTAGGCGGCCCAAGCCTTGGGGCTAACAGCAACAAAGCTGAGCCCTGGGGGAATCATGTAGCCTTTTTGGGAACCGGAGCCGACGATGTCTAAACCCCATTCATCGATGGGCAAGGAGCAAGCTCCGAGGCTGGTGACCGCATCAACGATAATCAGCGCTCCATGGGCTTTCACGACTTGGTTAATGGCTTCCAGGTCATTCAGCACGCCGGTGGAGGTTTCGCTGTGGGTGAGAATGACGGCCTTAATGGTTTTCTCGGTATCCGCTTCTAGCAGGGTGCGGAACTGCTCTGCTTCGAGAGGCTTGCCCCATTCGGCCGTCACCCGCTCGACGTTGAGACCATAGGCTTCGCATACTTCAGCCCAGCGATCGCCAAATTTACCGTTGCAGCCCGCCAAGACGCGATCGCCAGGGCTAAGGACGTTAATAATACCGGCTTCCATGGCTCCGGTACCGCTGGCGGTGAGCACCAGCACATCATTTTGGGTTTGGTGCAGCCATTTTAATCCTTCTGTCACCTCCGCCATAATTGCGGAAAAATCACCGCTGCGATGACCAATAGGATGTTTACCTAGGGCTTGCAAAACTTGTTCCGGAACGGGTGTGGGCCCCGGAATCATCAACATCAACTTATCGTCCATCTGTCCATCCTACTTCTAAGCAAACAGTCTATGCCTTCTGCCGTAGCGCTTAACGCTGGGCTGGCGATCGCCCCCTCGGGTGACTGGAAGGCAAGCGTGCATCTATGCGTTCCCTATCCTCTCGTCCCTTGTCCTCGGTTGGCATACTCCAGAATGACATAAGTTAGGAAGTCCATAAAGATTCTTCCCGAAAGAATTTATGCTGCGGCGATCGAGCCAGACCTGGATGGATGGGGTCAGGCACTGCTAACTGAGGTCTGCGTCGCTCTGGTCGGAGGGGGGAATGGAGTTGCTGGATGAGGCTGGGGGGGGTGAGGAACGGGAACCAGGCCGCCGCAGGCGTCGCCGAATTAAGAAATCAGGAACAGCTAGGGTGCCAAAGTGGGAACTGAGGGTGGCGTCTTCCGTATCATCACCATCGCTGGCGGGCAGGGTTTGCATGGCGTCAAGCAAGTCTGCCAAAGCTGGGATGATATCGGGATTGGGCGTGCTATCGGTAAGGGTTTGCTGTAGGGCATCCCGCAGTTGGCGCATCTGACGCTGACTGACGGTGTAGCGATCTTTCCAGTGCTGAACCGCGGCTTCGTATTCGCTGGCCTGTTTAGCCTGTTTCAAAATCTGC
The DNA window shown above is from Candidatus Obscuribacterales bacterium and carries:
- a CDS encoding MraY family glycosyltransferase, with protein sequence MSPQFYHLAAFIISAVVVLVSTPIVKAIGLKCGQVDLPGGRKVHNQPMVRLGGVSIFLGALIALLTVWSLGGFGILPQDKEYEIWGVTIGGLVFFLIGLADDLFGLPAISRLAMQSIAASGAWYVGVQIEFLTVPFHGLVVLPAWISLPVTVLWLVGMTNAINWIDGLDGLAAGVSGIAAVVMLVASLFMHQPAAALIAAALAGGALGFLRYNFNPAQIFMGDGGAYYMGFTLAGIGVVGLVKSVTTVAVLLPYLILAVPILDMFAVIVDRLRSGNSPFIADKRHLHHRLLEAGLSHRLTVLFIYSLTLWVGSLALAFSNIPSGVAYAIAATVLFAYIGWKAKRHARSRSSS
- the glyA gene encoding serine hydroxymethyltransferase, whose protein sequence is MTQTNADFLNQSDPVVAEILQQELQRQREHLELIASENFTSAAVLAAQGSVLTNKYAEGLPRKRYYGGCEFIDRVEQVAIDRAKELFGAAHANVQPHSGAQANFAVFLALLQPGDTIMGMDLSHGGHLTHGSPVNVSGKWFKVCHYGVSPETEQLDYDNIRDLALQHKPKLIICGYSAYPRIIHFDRFRAIADEVGAYLLADIAHIAGLVASGHHPNPLPYCDVVTTTTHKTLRGPRGGLILTRDPELGKQFDKAVFPGTQGGPLEHVIAGKAVAFGEALQPAFKTYSAQVIQNAQAMATQLQARGIKIVSNGTDNHLMLLDLRSISMTGKRADQLVSGVNITANKNTVPFDPESPFVTSGLRLGSPAMTTRGMGVPEFTEIANIIADRLLNPDDEAVAEQCRQRVASLCDRFPLYPHLQATQPTPALV
- a CDS encoding Tic20 family protein, which translates into the protein MTWRSSTTTVSDRIFACLPYLLPLIEGLTLGRFIFAQFPALQVVLIPIFPILQLYSSIPFAGLIIFFALLLLVVRNPSISHFIRFNTMQAIMIDIIIIVSSLILSLLGNGLSTGLIGETVNNVLFLGMIAAVGYSVVQSALGRYAEIPTISDAVNLQVR
- a CDS encoding GNAT family N-acetyltransferase; translation: MIIRTATIDDSSDLEAIFVHAVTTLAPEYYSPEQVQAWAATPQDSDRFQHWLQDGRVWVAQEGDRILGFVGLMDDGLVSALFVHGDYGRQGIGSRLLSTAITWAQQHQLLNLRAEASELSRPLFAKFGFHTDGTETVTRGGVVFHRALMSYTMPPTEPNAASAPVD
- a CDS encoding tetratricopeptide repeat protein, with product MLIKRPNLGFLPTVLPLLLACLLWLMPGAAWGQAIPEELPSADQDAVEQLRDQAFTATNAGDFATAEAYWTDLLEQLPDNPALWSNRGNARVSQNKLEEAIADYNQAIRLAPSAPDPYLNRGTALEGLGKFQEAIADYNRVLELEPNDPAAYNNRGNAQAGLGNWQEAIADYKMAADLAPEYAFAQANHALALYQVGETEDALRQMRNLVRKYPRFADMRAALTAALWVTGQLGEAESNWVAAIGLDRRYKDIQWVETTRRWPPTMVDALRRFITLQ
- a CDS encoding DUF697 domain-containing protein, with the protein product MIDSSQNWAASGDSADDLRDLDAVIDDVQSLQHDLSYQLAQDTLRQLVQQLDLTPREQAGLSHEIEQLTAMQTKLEQQVVHIAVFGMVGRGKSSLLNALLGQEVFATGAVHGVTKMVQGAAWQVSQEAIAGCDQDLLTVSLPGVGGSRIELLDTPGLDEVGGEAREVLARQIAQQADLILFVVAGDITQVEYQALSQLREASKPMLLVFNKVDHYPPGDRQAIYETIRDRRVRDLLSPEEIVMTAAAPVVTQATRRADGSLAMHQTQGTPQVDDLKLRILNLLHREGRSLVALNTLLYADTLNDQLVRRKLEIRDRSAEDIIWSASIAKAMAIALNPVTALDLVGGAAVDLTMIVVLSKLYGIPMTEHGALNLLKTIALGMGGIPLSELLATLGLSSLKGLLGLAAPATAGLSLGAYIPVAIAQGSVAGVASYSIGQVAKVYLANGATWSDTAPKAVVQDILETLDETSILNRIKTELAAKLGQPRATSDK
- a CDS encoding alanine--glyoxylate aminotransferase family protein, with the translated sequence MDDKLMLMIPGPTPVPEQVLQALGKHPIGHRSGDFSAIMAEVTEGLKWLHQTQNDVLVLTASGTGAMEAGIINVLSPGDRVLAGCNGKFGDRWAEVCEAYGLNVERVTAEWGKPLEAEQFRTLLEADTEKTIKAVILTHSETSTGVLNDLEAINQVVKAHGALIIVDAVTSLGACSLPIDEWGLDIVGSGSQKGYMIPPGLSFVAVSPKAWAAYETAKLPRYYLDLGKYRKSAVKNTNPFTPAINLIVALQAALRMMKAEGLETIFARHARQRAATRAAIAALNLPLFAPDSHASPAVTAVMPSGVDAEQLRSIVRKQFDIALAGGQDHLKGKIFRIGHLGFVSDRDILTVIAAIEAALQALHAEGFTPGAGVSAAAKVLNG